A genome region from Crossiella equi includes the following:
- the rplJ gene encoding 50S ribosomal protein L10, with protein MAKPDKVQAVAEITEKFRDSSATVVTEYRGLSMAQLTELRRALGKGTTYTVAKNTLVKRAAEEAGAGTLADLLVGPTAIAFIEGEPVDAAKALRNFAKDNKALVIKGGFMEGKALSVDEVNRIADLESREVLLAKLAGAMKGNLAKAAGLFAAPASQIARLAQALADKRAAEGGAAAPAESAGDAPAES; from the coding sequence TGGCGAAGCCCGACAAGGTTCAGGCCGTCGCCGAGATCACGGAGAAGTTCCGTGACAGCTCGGCCACGGTTGTCACCGAGTACCGCGGGCTCTCCATGGCGCAGCTGACGGAGCTGCGTCGTGCCCTCGGCAAGGGCACCACGTACACCGTCGCGAAGAACACGCTGGTGAAGCGTGCCGCTGAGGAGGCCGGTGCCGGCACTCTCGCGGACCTGCTGGTCGGCCCGACCGCCATCGCCTTCATCGAGGGTGAGCCGGTTGACGCCGCCAAGGCGCTGCGCAACTTCGCGAAGGACAACAAGGCCCTTGTCATCAAGGGTGGCTTCATGGAGGGCAAGGCGCTCTCCGTTGATGAGGTCAACCGGATCGCGGACCTCGAGTCCCGCGAGGTGCTGCTCGCCAAGCTGGCGGGTGCGATGAAGGGCAACCTGGCCAAGGCCGCTGGTCTGTTCGCCGCTCCGGCGTCCCAGATCGCGCGTCTCGCCCAGGCGCTGGCGGACAAGCGTGCTGCGGAGGGTGGCGCCGCGGCGCCGGCCGAGTCCGCCGGCGACGCGCCTGCCGAGAGCTGA
- the rplL gene encoding 50S ribosomal protein L7/L12, whose amino-acid sequence MAKLSNDELLDVFKEMTLLELSEFVKQFEETFDVTAAAPVAVAAAAPGAAPAEAAEEQDEFDVILESAGDKKIQVIKVVREIVSGLGLKEAKELVEGAPKPVLEKVAKEAAEAAKEKLEAAGAKIAVK is encoded by the coding sequence ATGGCGAAGCTCAGCAACGACGAGCTGCTCGACGTCTTCAAGGAAATGACCCTGCTCGAGCTCTCCGAGTTCGTGAAGCAGTTCGAGGAGACCTTCGACGTCACCGCCGCCGCGCCGGTTGCCGTTGCCGCCGCCGCCCCGGGTGCCGCCCCGGCCGAGGCCGCCGAGGAGCAGGACGAGTTCGACGTCATCCTCGAGTCCGCCGGTGACAAGAAGATCCAGGTCATCAAGGTCGTGCGCGAGATCGTCTCCGGCCTGGGCCTGAAGGAGGCCAAGGAGCTCGTCGAGGGCGCGCCGAAGCCGGTCCTGGAGAAGGTCGCCAAGGAGGCCGCCGAGGCCGCCAAGGAGAAGCTCGAGGCCGCTGGCGCCAAGATCGCTGTCAAGTGA
- a CDS encoding ABC transporter ATP-binding protein: protein MGVEVVVEGLSKSFGRQTIWGDVTLTLPPGEISVLLGPSGTGKSVFLKSLVGLLRPEHGRVVINGTDICSCSESKLYEIRKLFGVLFQDGALFGSMNLFDNIAFPLREHTRKNESEVRRIVLEKMEMVGLIGAEKKLPGEISGGMRKRAGLARALVLDPEIILFDEPDSGLDPVRVAYLNQLIVDLNAQIDATFLIVTHDIGTARTVPDNIGMLFRRELVMFGPREVLLTSTEPVVEQFLNGRREGPIGMSEEKDAAQAAAELAALAANGPSQLGGPKGGGGTGIVPQIEASPGLPLRAAVRRRKERVMRILHTLPPTAQEAIVNSLTPDEQAYFGVYAGAAVPQRMAAAPQPSPHPRTSPWTQPGGRP, encoded by the coding sequence ATGGGCGTCGAGGTGGTCGTCGAAGGCCTGAGCAAGTCCTTCGGCAGGCAGACCATCTGGGGCGATGTGACGCTGACCCTGCCGCCAGGCGAGATCAGCGTCCTGTTGGGGCCCTCGGGAACAGGCAAGTCCGTCTTCCTCAAGTCGCTCGTCGGCCTGCTGCGCCCGGAACACGGGCGGGTGGTCATCAACGGCACCGACATCTGCTCCTGCTCGGAGTCCAAGCTCTACGAGATCCGCAAGCTCTTCGGCGTCCTCTTCCAGGACGGTGCCCTCTTCGGCTCGATGAACCTCTTCGACAACATCGCCTTCCCGCTGCGCGAGCACACCCGGAAGAACGAGTCCGAGGTGCGCCGCATCGTGCTGGAGAAGATGGAGATGGTCGGCCTCATCGGCGCGGAGAAGAAGCTGCCCGGCGAGATCTCCGGCGGTATGCGCAAGCGCGCGGGCCTGGCCCGGGCCCTGGTGCTCGACCCCGAGATCATCCTGTTCGACGAGCCGGACTCCGGCCTCGACCCGGTGCGCGTGGCCTACCTCAACCAGCTCATCGTCGACCTGAACGCCCAGATCGACGCCACCTTCCTCATCGTCACCCACGACATCGGCACCGCCCGCACCGTGCCGGACAACATCGGCATGCTCTTCCGCCGCGAGCTGGTCATGTTCGGCCCGCGCGAGGTGCTGCTGACCTCCACAGAGCCGGTCGTGGAGCAGTTCCTCAACGGCCGCCGCGAGGGCCCGATCGGCATGAGCGAGGAGAAGGACGCCGCGCAGGCCGCCGCCGAGCTCGCCGCGCTGGCCGCGAACGGGCCGAGCCAGCTGGGCGGACCGAAGGGCGGGGGCGGCACCGGCATCGTGCCGCAGATCGAGGCCAGCCCCGGGCTGCCCCTGCGCGCCGCGGTCCGCCGCCGCAAGGAGCGTGTGATGCGCATCCTGCACACACTGCCGCCCACCGCGCAGGAGGCCATCGTCAACAGCCTCACCCCGGACGAGCAGGCCTACTTCGGCGTCTACGCGGGTGCCGCGGTGCCGCAGCGGATGGCCGCCGCGCCCCAGCCCAGCCCGCACCCGCGCACCTCGCCGTGGACCCAGCCGGGAGGCCGTCCGTGA
- a CDS encoding MlaE family ABC transporter permease — translation MFALGLDTTRAMFKRPFQFREFIQQCWFIASVTILPTALVAIPFGAVIALQLGSLTRQIGAQSFTGAASVLAVIQQASPIVTALLIAGAGGSAICADLGSRKIRDEIDAMEVLGVSPIQRLVVPRVLAAMLVAVLLNGMVSVVGVLGGYFFNVVMQGGTPGAYLASFSALAQLPDLWISEIKALIFGFIAGIVAAYRGLNPAGGPKGVGDAVNQSVVITFLLLFFVNFVLTTVYLQLVPAKGM, via the coding sequence ATGTTCGCGCTGGGTCTGGACACCACGCGCGCGATGTTCAAGCGCCCGTTCCAGTTCCGCGAGTTCATCCAGCAGTGCTGGTTCATCGCCAGCGTGACGATCCTGCCGACCGCGCTCGTGGCCATCCCGTTCGGCGCGGTCATCGCCCTCCAGCTCGGCTCGCTGACCAGGCAGATCGGTGCCCAGTCGTTCACCGGCGCGGCCAGCGTGCTCGCCGTCATCCAGCAGGCCAGCCCGATCGTGACCGCGCTGCTCATCGCGGGCGCGGGCGGTTCGGCCATCTGCGCCGACCTCGGCTCGCGCAAGATCCGCGACGAGATCGACGCGATGGAGGTGCTCGGCGTCTCGCCGATCCAGCGCCTGGTCGTCCCGCGCGTGCTGGCCGCGATGCTGGTCGCGGTGCTGCTCAACGGCATGGTCAGCGTGGTCGGTGTGCTCGGCGGCTACTTCTTCAACGTGGTGATGCAGGGCGGCACCCCCGGCGCCTACCTGGCGAGCTTCTCGGCGCTGGCGCAGCTGCCGGACCTGTGGATCTCGGAGATCAAGGCGCTCATCTTCGGCTTCATCGCGGGCATCGTCGCGGCCTACCGCGGCCTGAACCCCGCGGGCGGCCCGAAGGGCGTCGGTGACGCGGTGAACCAGTCCGTGGTCATCACCTTCCTGCTGCTCTTCTTCGTCAACTTCGTGCTGACCACCGTGTACCTGCAGCTCGTCCCGGCGAAGGGGATGTGA
- a CDS encoding MlaE family ABC transporter permease, with protein sequence MPTLGERLRNAANRPLHGLDALGDQLSFYLRALAWVPRALRRYLRETLRLLAEVSFGSGALAVIGGTIGVMIGLTVFTGTVVGLQGYAALNQIGTSAFAGFVSAYFNTREIAPLVAGLALSATVGSGFTAQLGAMRISEEIDALEVMGVPSLPFLVTTRIIAGFVAVIPLYVIGLLTSYLASRTITTEFYGQSAGTYDHYFNQFLPPEDVLWSFGKVLVFSVVIIMTHCYYGYRASGGPAGVGIAVGRAVRTAIVTTALLDFFLSLAIWGTTTTVRIAG encoded by the coding sequence ATGCCGACCCTCGGTGAACGCCTCCGCAACGCGGCCAACCGCCCGCTGCACGGCCTGGACGCCCTCGGCGACCAGCTCTCCTTCTACCTGCGCGCCCTGGCCTGGGTCCCGCGCGCGCTGCGCCGGTACCTGCGGGAGACGCTGCGCCTGCTGGCCGAGGTCAGCTTCGGCTCCGGCGCGCTCGCGGTCATCGGCGGCACGATCGGCGTGATGATCGGCCTGACCGTGTTCACCGGCACGGTCGTGGGCCTGCAGGGCTACGCGGCCCTGAACCAGATCGGCACCTCGGCCTTCGCCGGGTTCGTCTCGGCGTACTTCAACACCCGCGAGATCGCGCCCCTGGTGGCCGGTCTCGCGCTGTCGGCGACGGTGGGCTCCGGCTTCACCGCGCAGCTGGGCGCGATGCGCATCTCCGAGGAGATCGACGCCCTGGAGGTCATGGGCGTGCCCAGCCTCCCGTTCCTGGTGACGACCCGGATCATCGCCGGGTTCGTCGCGGTGATCCCGCTGTACGTGATCGGCCTGCTGACCTCCTACCTGGCCTCGCGCACGATCACGACCGAGTTCTACGGGCAGTCGGCGGGCACCTACGACCACTACTTCAACCAGTTCCTGCCACCGGAGGACGTGCTCTGGTCCTTCGGCAAGGTGCTCGTGTTCAGCGTGGTGATCATCATGACCCACTGCTACTACGGCTACCGGGCCAGCGGCGGACCGGCGGGTGTCGGTATCGCGGTCGGCCGCGCGGTGCGCACCGCGATCGTCACGACGGCGCTGCTGGACTTCTTCCTCAGCCTGGCGATCTGGGGAACGACGACCACCGTGAGGATCGCTGGATGA
- a CDS encoding MCE family protein produces MTARSSLPTLRRRLLGVVFLAVVALLLGLTVAVYRGDFERTALVTLRTDHIGNQLMTESDVKVRGLIVGEVKRIASSGDGAVLELALQPDKLAQIPKDVTARLLPKTLFGERYVSLVPPAASTGGHLAAGDVIGQDRSSSAIELERVLSNLMPVLQAVQPQKLASTLGAMATALDGRGDQLGETLTQLNQLVRQLNPALPDLKADISALADVSDVYTKAAPELLTALADLTTTTRTVAEQRANLQTLYSSVSTTSADLTGFLAANRNNLIRVAADSRPLLDVLAKYAPEYPCFLKGMTELKPRLDQAFGKGTSTPGLRITMEITANRGKYVPGQDEPRYADKRGPRCYDIHPRPEPFPQYPPDGPVKDGSKPPPAARSANDGLNPPINAANGGYVSPSSATGGIADLGLANSQAEQDFLAQLVAGQLGVSPAEVPSWASLVLGPALRGAEVTLR; encoded by the coding sequence ATGACCGCTCGTTCCTCCCTGCCCACCCTGCGACGACGGCTCCTCGGCGTGGTGTTCCTGGCGGTCGTCGCCCTGCTGCTCGGCCTCACCGTCGCGGTGTACCGGGGCGACTTCGAGCGCACCGCGCTGGTCACCCTGCGCACCGACCACATCGGCAACCAGCTGATGACCGAGTCCGACGTGAAGGTGCGCGGGCTCATCGTCGGCGAGGTCAAGCGCATCGCCAGCTCCGGCGACGGCGCGGTGCTGGAGCTGGCACTGCAGCCGGACAAGCTCGCGCAGATCCCCAAGGACGTGACCGCCCGCCTACTACCGAAGACCCTCTTCGGTGAGCGCTACGTCTCGCTGGTCCCGCCCGCGGCCTCGACCGGCGGGCACCTGGCCGCCGGGGACGTGATCGGGCAGGACCGCAGCAGCTCGGCCATCGAGCTGGAGCGCGTGCTGTCCAACCTGATGCCGGTGCTCCAGGCCGTGCAGCCGCAGAAGCTGGCCAGCACGCTCGGCGCCATGGCCACCGCGCTGGACGGCCGGGGCGACCAGCTGGGGGAGACGCTGACCCAGCTCAACCAGCTGGTGCGCCAGCTCAACCCGGCGCTGCCCGACCTCAAGGCCGACATCAGCGCGCTGGCCGACGTCAGCGACGTCTACACCAAGGCCGCGCCGGAGCTGCTGACCGCGCTGGCCGACCTGACCACCACCACGCGCACGGTGGCCGAACAGCGCGCGAACCTGCAGACGCTGTACAGCAGCGTCAGCACGACCTCGGCCGACCTCACCGGGTTCCTGGCCGCCAACCGGAACAACCTCATCCGCGTGGCCGCGGACAGCCGTCCCCTGCTGGACGTGCTGGCCAAGTACGCCCCCGAGTACCCCTGCTTCCTCAAGGGCATGACGGAGCTGAAGCCACGCCTGGACCAGGCCTTCGGCAAGGGCACCTCCACGCCGGGGCTCCGGATCACCATGGAGATCACCGCGAACCGGGGCAAGTACGTGCCCGGCCAGGACGAACCGCGCTACGCCGACAAGCGCGGGCCGCGCTGTTACGACATCCACCCGCGCCCGGAGCCGTTCCCGCAGTACCCGCCGGACGGCCCGGTCAAGGACGGCAGCAAGCCGCCGCCCGCCGCGCGCAGTGCCAACGACGGCCTGAACCCGCCGATCAACGCGGCGAACGGCGGCTACGTCAGCCCGTCCTCGGCCACCGGCGGCATCGCCGACCTGGGCCTGGCCAACTCGCAGGCCGAGCAGGACTTCCTGGCCCAGCTCGTGGCCGGGCAGCTCGGCGTGAGCCCGGCGGAGGTGCCCAGCTGGGCGAGCCTCGTGCTCGGTCCGGCCCTGCGGGGAGCGGAGGTGACGCTGCGATGA